One genomic window of Geodermatophilus sp. DSM 44513 includes the following:
- a CDS encoding SRPBCC domain-containing protein, whose protein sequence is MRSFEAATRIDAGPEQVWALLVDVGSWRDWDSGVDRVEGRVALGERLTLYATMIRSRPFRVTVTELRPRELMRWRGGLPAGLAVIERTYSLAGQDGGGTLLTVREDHTGPLAGLLGRSTPDLNPSFRHFCSGLRARAEGRTSRPTT, encoded by the coding sequence GTGAGGAGCTTCGAGGCGGCGACGCGGATCGACGCGGGCCCCGAGCAGGTCTGGGCGCTGCTGGTCGACGTCGGCAGCTGGCGGGACTGGGACTCCGGCGTCGACCGCGTGGAGGGCCGCGTGGCGCTGGGGGAGCGGCTGACGCTCTACGCCACCATGATCCGCAGCCGCCCGTTCCGGGTGACGGTGACCGAGCTGCGCCCGCGCGAGCTCATGCGCTGGCGCGGCGGCCTGCCGGCCGGGCTGGCGGTCATCGAGCGCACGTACTCCCTCGCCGGCCAGGACGGCGGCGGCACGCTGCTCACCGTCCGGGAGGACCACACCGGCCCGCTGGCCGGGCTGCTCGGGCGCTCCACCCCCGACCTCAACCCCTCGTTCCGGCACTTCTGCTCCGGGCTCAGGGCCCGCGCCGAGGGGCGCACCTCCCGCCCCACCACCTGA
- a CDS encoding DUF309 domain-containing protein, with protein sequence MDGDRDRDPAGRARNDRPRDALGRPLPRGAAGEERAPEGVPRTPGEALAEAQRLLDAGRPFHAHEVLEDAWKSAPERERQLWRGLAQLAVGLTHVARGNARGGARLLERGAGNVEGYAADPPHRVDVAGLVAWGRRLAAAPPGDGDPAALAPRLRAGQGGTRHRPDDGPAAG encoded by the coding sequence GTGGACGGCGACCGGGACAGGGACCCCGCAGGTCGGGCGCGCAACGACCGGCCGCGCGACGCCCTGGGGCGGCCGCTGCCCCGCGGCGCCGCGGGGGAGGAGCGGGCGCCGGAGGGCGTGCCCCGGACGCCGGGGGAGGCGCTCGCGGAGGCGCAGCGGCTGCTGGACGCGGGCCGCCCGTTCCACGCCCACGAGGTGCTGGAGGACGCCTGGAAGTCCGCTCCGGAGCGCGAGCGGCAGCTGTGGCGGGGGCTGGCCCAGCTCGCGGTCGGGCTCACCCACGTGGCGCGCGGCAACGCCCGGGGCGGCGCCCGGCTGCTGGAGCGCGGCGCGGGCAACGTCGAGGGGTACGCGGCCGACCCGCCGCACCGGGTCGACGTGGCCGGCCTGGTCGCCTGGGGCCGCCGGCTGGCCGCCGCGCCGCCCGGGGACGGCGATCCCGCGGCCCTCGCGCCCCGGCTGCGGGCCGGGCAAGGTGGTACCCGACACCGGCCCGACGACGGCCCGGCGGCCGGGTGA
- a CDS encoding SRPBCC family protein encodes MAGTYEDSTTIDASPQEVFAYVSDVAHLPHYLPPIQEAAERPLAEGTETDPDVQDATGVHLVGEVKGHRFENDGWFLADADARTLRWGAQTERTYSGRLDVADDGGGTRLTVHLDFGPGGPEEQIQAQSGDRDPVHEGLGAALQSIKQQVEGTGGKVLPPEPPGDVAPPTDS; translated from the coding sequence GTGGCAGGCACGTACGAGGACAGCACGACGATCGACGCGAGCCCGCAGGAGGTGTTCGCCTACGTCAGCGACGTGGCACACCTGCCCCACTACCTGCCACCCATCCAGGAGGCCGCCGAGCGGCCGCTGGCCGAGGGCACCGAGACCGACCCGGACGTGCAGGACGCGACCGGCGTGCACCTGGTGGGGGAGGTCAAGGGCCACCGGTTCGAGAACGACGGCTGGTTCCTCGCCGACGCGGACGCCCGCACCCTGCGCTGGGGCGCGCAGACCGAGCGCACCTACAGCGGCCGGCTGGACGTCGCCGACGACGGTGGCGGTACCCGGCTCACGGTGCACCTGGACTTCGGTCCGGGCGGGCCGGAGGAGCAGATCCAGGCGCAGTCCGGCGACCGCGACCCGGTGCACGAGGGGCTCGGCGCGGCCCTGCAGTCGATCAAGCAGCAGGTCGAGGGCACCGGCGGCAAGGTGCTCCCGCCAGAGCCCCCGGGCGACGTCGCCCCGCCGACGGACTCCTGA
- the egtA gene encoding ergothioneine biosynthesis glutamate--cysteine ligase EgtA — protein sequence MAPITEEHTAVLDLDAAVAHVTAAALRDGPLGTVGLELEAHLVDLDAPATRVPWARVSTLVEALPALPGGSRVTLEPGGQVELSAPPYPDAGAAVAALRADRSVLAAALAAERLALAPVGADPLRPPARVCPAARYAAMEAHFAAVGCARAGTAMMAGTAALQVNLDAGPRAGWGERVALAHRLGPTLVAVAACSPLAGGRPTGWVSQRQRVWSDLDQARCGPLLGGADPAGEWAGYALSAPVMLVRHGAGAVPVRTRVRFADWLSGAVPLGGRRPTTADLDYHLTTLFPPVRPRGYLEVRYLDAAPEPWWPALAAVTAALLDDPVAAGHAAEATAPVAGAWDRAARAGLADPALHTAARACLAAAADAVPAALRPEVAALVDLVDRGRCPGDDLLDTARAGDATAALLSATGDPR from the coding sequence GTGGCCCCGATCACCGAGGAGCACACGGCCGTCCTGGACCTGGACGCCGCCGTCGCGCACGTCACCGCCGCGGCCCTGCGGGACGGTCCGCTCGGCACCGTCGGCCTGGAGCTGGAGGCCCACCTGGTCGACCTGGACGCGCCGGCCACCCGGGTTCCCTGGGCCCGGGTCAGCACACTGGTCGAGGCGCTGCCCGCCCTGCCGGGTGGCAGCCGGGTCACCCTGGAACCCGGCGGCCAGGTGGAGCTGTCCGCGCCGCCGTACCCGGACGCCGGAGCCGCGGTGGCCGCGCTGCGCGCCGACCGCAGCGTCCTCGCCGCGGCCCTGGCCGCCGAGCGCCTGGCGCTCGCCCCGGTGGGCGCCGACCCGCTGCGCCCCCCGGCGCGGGTCTGCCCGGCCGCCCGCTACGCCGCGATGGAGGCGCACTTCGCCGCCGTCGGCTGCGCCCGGGCCGGGACGGCGATGATGGCCGGCACCGCCGCGCTGCAGGTGAACCTGGACGCCGGTCCGCGGGCGGGCTGGGGCGAGCGGGTCGCGCTGGCCCACCGGCTGGGCCCCACGCTGGTCGCCGTCGCGGCGTGCTCACCGCTGGCCGGCGGGCGGCCGACCGGCTGGGTGTCGCAGCGCCAGCGGGTGTGGAGCGACCTGGACCAGGCCCGCTGCGGCCCGCTGCTCGGCGGCGCCGACCCGGCGGGCGAGTGGGCGGGGTACGCGCTCAGCGCACCGGTGATGCTGGTCCGGCACGGCGCCGGGGCGGTGCCGGTGCGCACGCGCGTCCGGTTCGCCGACTGGCTCAGCGGCGCCGTCCCCCTGGGCGGCCGGCGGCCGACCACCGCGGACCTCGACTACCACCTGACCACGCTGTTCCCGCCGGTGCGGCCGCGCGGCTACCTGGAGGTCCGCTACCTCGACGCCGCCCCCGAGCCGTGGTGGCCGGCGCTCGCGGCGGTGACCGCGGCGCTGCTCGACGACCCGGTCGCCGCCGGGCACGCCGCCGAGGCCACCGCCCCGGTCGCCGGCGCCTGGGACCGGGCCGCCCGCGCCGGCCTGGCCGACCCGGCGCTGCACACCGCCGCCCGCGCCTGCCTGGCCGCCGCGGCCGACGCCGTCCCCGCCGCCCTGCGGCCGGAGGTGGCCGCCCTCGTCGACCTGGTCGACCGGGGCCGCTGCCCCGGCGACGACCTGCTGGACACCGCCCGGGCCGGCGACGCCACCGCCGCCCTCCTCTCAGCGACGGGAGACCCCCGATGA
- a CDS encoding NAD-dependent malic enzyme yields the protein MVTSASYSITVRLTADGDPASIGRIATAVGSAGGAVTAIDVVDSRSDGLTVDVTCSAADAAHSEEVVTALRAVEGVTVRKVSDRTFLLHLGGKLEVASRVPLKTRDDLSMAYTPGVARVCLALADNPDDVRRLTIKGNTVAVVTDGSAVLGLGDIGPGASMPVMEGKAALFKRFADIDAWPIALDTQDVDEIVRTVELIAPGFGGINLEDIAAPRCFEIEARLREKLDIPVFHDDQHGTAIVVLAALRNALRVVDKRLEDVRIVVAGGGAAGTAIVHLMLQAGARHVLVWDREGILSPDDERLSPAKRDLAQRTNPDGRRGELPDALVGADVFVGVSAANVLPVAALAGMNERAVVFPMANPTPDVDPVGARQHAAVVASGRSDLPNQINNVLAFPGVFRGLLDARAREISDGMLLAAAEAIAGVVTDDQLNANYIIPSVFDPAVTPAVAAAVADQARQEPGATAPVGSAEDVTG from the coding sequence CTGGTCACGTCGGCGTCGTACTCGATCACCGTCCGGCTGACCGCCGACGGCGACCCGGCCTCCATCGGGCGGATCGCCACCGCGGTCGGGTCGGCCGGCGGGGCGGTGACCGCGATCGACGTCGTCGACTCCCGCTCCGACGGGCTCACCGTCGACGTCACCTGCTCGGCCGCGGACGCCGCGCACTCCGAGGAGGTCGTCACCGCACTGCGCGCCGTCGAGGGCGTCACGGTGCGCAAGGTCAGCGACCGCACCTTCCTGCTGCACCTGGGCGGCAAGCTCGAGGTCGCCTCGCGGGTGCCGCTGAAGACCCGCGACGACCTGTCGATGGCCTACACCCCCGGTGTGGCGCGGGTCTGCCTGGCGCTGGCCGACAACCCCGACGACGTCCGCCGGCTGACCATCAAGGGCAACACCGTCGCCGTGGTCACCGACGGGTCCGCGGTGCTCGGCCTGGGTGACATCGGCCCGGGCGCCTCGATGCCGGTCATGGAGGGCAAGGCCGCGCTGTTCAAGCGGTTCGCCGACATCGACGCCTGGCCGATCGCCCTGGACACCCAGGACGTCGACGAGATCGTCCGCACCGTCGAGCTGATCGCCCCCGGCTTCGGCGGCATCAACCTCGAGGACATCGCCGCGCCGCGCTGCTTCGAGATCGAGGCCCGGCTGCGCGAGAAGCTGGACATCCCGGTGTTCCACGACGACCAGCACGGGACGGCGATCGTCGTGCTGGCCGCCCTGCGCAACGCGCTGCGCGTCGTCGACAAGCGGCTGGAGGACGTCCGCATCGTCGTGGCGGGCGGTGGCGCGGCCGGCACCGCGATCGTGCACCTCATGCTGCAGGCCGGCGCCCGGCACGTGCTGGTGTGGGACCGCGAGGGCATCCTGTCCCCGGACGACGAGCGGCTGAGCCCGGCCAAGCGGGACCTGGCGCAGCGCACCAACCCCGACGGCCGCCGCGGCGAGCTGCCCGACGCCCTGGTCGGTGCCGACGTGTTCGTGGGCGTCAGCGCCGCCAACGTGCTGCCGGTCGCGGCGCTGGCCGGCATGAACGAGCGGGCCGTCGTCTTCCCGATGGCCAACCCGACCCCGGACGTCGACCCGGTGGGCGCCCGGCAGCACGCCGCCGTCGTCGCCTCCGGCCGCTCGGACCTGCCCAACCAGATCAACAACGTGCTGGCCTTCCCCGGCGTCTTCCGGGGGCTGCTGGACGCGCGGGCGCGGGAGATCAGCGACGGCATGCTGCTGGCCGCCGCGGAGGCGATCGCCGGTGTGGTGACCGACGACCAGCTCAACGCCAACTACATCATCCCGAGCGTCTTCGACCCGGCCGTCACGCCGGCCGTCGCCGCGGCGGTGGCCGACCAGGCGCGCCAGGAGCCCGGTGCGACCGCCCCGGTGGGCTCCGCCGAGGACGTCACCGGCTGA